A single region of the Streptomyces sp. NBC_01262 genome encodes:
- a CDS encoding ribonuclease J: protein MSHPHPELGTPPPLPAGGLRITPLGGLGEIGRNMTVFEFGGKLLIVDCGVLFPEVDQPGVDLILPDFSSIRDRLDDVVGIVLTHGHEDHIGAVPFLLREKADLPLIGSKLTLALIEAKLQEHRIRPYTLEVVEGQRERIGPFDCEFIAVNHSIPDALAVAIRTPAGMVVHTGDFKMDQLPLDGRLTDLPAFARLGEEGIDLLLSDSTNAEVPGFVGAERDISGVLRQVFARADKRIILASFASHIHRIQQVLDAAHERGRKVAFVGRSMVRNMGIARDLGYLKVPAGLVVDIKVLDDLPDDKVVLVCTGSQGEPMAALSRMANRDHQIRIVEGDTVVLASSLIPGNETAVYRVINGLTRWGATVVHKGNAKVHVSGHASAGELLYFYNICKPKNLMPVHGEWRHLRANAELGQLTGVPKNRCVIAEDGVAVDLIDGVAKVVGKVQAGYVYVDGLSVGDVTETSLKDRRILGEEGIVSVTVVVDSSSGKLVGGPFIHARGSGIDDEAFAAVLPKIEESLARAASDGVAEVRQLQQLIRRAIGKWVSDTYRRRPMILPVVVEV from the coding sequence TTGAGCCATCCGCATCCTGAGCTCGGCACGCCCCCGCCCCTCCCGGCGGGAGGCCTGCGCATCACCCCGCTCGGCGGCCTCGGGGAAATCGGCCGCAACATGACCGTCTTCGAATTCGGCGGCAAGCTGCTGATCGTCGACTGCGGGGTGCTCTTCCCCGAGGTCGACCAGCCCGGCGTCGACCTGATCCTTCCGGACTTCTCGTCCATCCGGGACCGCCTCGACGACGTCGTCGGCATCGTCCTGACCCACGGCCACGAGGACCACATCGGCGCCGTCCCCTTCCTGCTCCGCGAGAAGGCCGACCTCCCGCTGATCGGTTCCAAGCTGACCCTCGCCCTCATCGAGGCCAAGCTCCAGGAACACCGCATCCGGCCGTACACCCTTGAGGTCGTCGAAGGCCAGCGCGAGCGCATCGGTCCCTTCGACTGCGAGTTCATCGCCGTCAACCACTCCATCCCGGACGCGCTGGCCGTCGCCATCCGCACCCCGGCCGGAATGGTCGTCCACACCGGCGACTTCAAGATGGACCAACTGCCGCTCGACGGCCGCCTCACCGACCTCCCCGCCTTCGCGCGGCTCGGCGAGGAGGGCATCGACCTGCTGCTCTCGGACTCCACCAACGCCGAGGTCCCCGGCTTCGTCGGAGCCGAACGCGACATCTCCGGCGTCCTGCGCCAGGTCTTCGCCAGGGCCGACAAGCGCATCATCCTGGCGAGCTTCGCCAGTCACATCCACCGCATCCAGCAGGTCCTGGACGCCGCCCACGAACGCGGCCGCAAGGTCGCCTTCGTAGGCCGGTCCATGGTCCGCAACATGGGCATCGCCCGTGATCTGGGCTACCTCAAGGTCCCCGCCGGCCTCGTCGTCGACATCAAGGTCCTCGACGACCTTCCCGACGACAAGGTCGTCCTGGTCTGCACCGGCTCCCAGGGCGAACCCATGGCCGCCCTCTCCCGGATGGCCAACCGCGACCACCAGATCCGCATCGTCGAGGGCGACACCGTCGTCCTGGCCTCCTCCCTGATCCCCGGCAACGAGACCGCGGTCTACCGCGTCATCAACGGGCTCACCAGGTGGGGCGCCACCGTCGTCCACAAGGGCAACGCCAAGGTGCACGTCTCCGGCCACGCCTCGGCCGGCGAACTCCTGTACTTCTACAACATCTGCAAGCCCAAGAACCTGATGCCCGTCCACGGCGAATGGCGGCACCTGCGCGCCAACGCCGAGCTCGGCCAGCTCACCGGCGTCCCGAAGAACCGCTGCGTCATCGCCGAGGACGGCGTCGCCGTCGACCTCATCGACGGCGTAGCCAAGGTCGTCGGCAAGGTCCAGGCCGGCTACGTCTACGTCGACGGCCTCAGCGTCGGCGATGTGACCGAGACCTCTCTCAAGGACCGCCGCATCCTCGGCGAAGAGGGCATCGTCTCCGTCACCGTCGTCGTCGACAGCAGCTCCGGCAAGCTCGTCGGCGGTCCCTTCATCCACGCGCGTGGATCCGGCATCGACGACGAGGCCTTCGCCGCCGTCCTCCCCAAAATCGAGGAATCCCTGGCCAGGGCCGCCTCCGACGGCGTCGCCGAAGTACGTCAGCTCCAGCAGCTCATCCGCCGCGCCATCGGCAAGTGGGTCTCCGACACCTACCGTCGGCGCCCGATGATCCTGCCTGTGGTCGTAGAGGTCTGA